A DNA window from Linepithema humile isolate Giens D197 chromosome 6, Lhum_UNIL_v1.0, whole genome shotgun sequence contains the following coding sequences:
- the LOC105673007 gene encoding armadillo-like helical domain-containing protein 3 isoform X1, with the protein MAMRKRSGSGAKRQHKCKLVPIYESFFKGEDLTLAHPNFWNELFLIKPMVPHIENEILHMTSEQLNASKENLNALVCHCVDTLVDEHPFRIVYALQTLAAVIQSMYKKANQGDYGFNLIDILVGFDSAEQRMTTLMQHCNNFLTGEYPDSLKALCLKLLLIIVTGMDNISQNTLLEYVMLNSVFESLIQLLRDTAARNRHGHDAVLLLTLLVNYRKYESANPYIVKLSILDDELALNGYGQAISSSLTEFCRQFAQQRAEIQTSWLSSLTSIVGSMFVGEEETKTQQVRANNALLLALYEATHLNRNFVTTLAYTQSDTSAPPSPNNTLGPNAVAPGASSPDVLAQPFNLLATFLQYCSIVMQVIRTEAIMNNVKLCFLILSCIAEDQYANSLMHDANLAFRVQLHRVPMHHRKLQDKAAPAQPLAATLLDLLVEFITSHMMKKFPLELYHQCIGVLQRLLCYQKRCRVRLGYQWRDLWTALINLLKFLTTHESHLIKKMNIFPLAIQVVNILNFFITYADTFLSSPNSYDELFYEIIRMRLIFTNLNAMALRYSTSESYEYKGYALKLTNSLVNVRDIVNHFPPKIAAWLAKESLSTPTEQQILAVIIQNYDSLALKLQDNLDQYERYSEKPNHTAFFEEMVIKQNLLIYILYLPVCHPNVYMVTGVIVDTRTSIDLNTLDTQTILEELSNIS; encoded by the exons ATGGCTATGAGAAAAAGGAGCGGCTCTGGTGCCAAACGTCAACACAAATGCAAACTAGTACCAATCTATGAGAGTTTTTTCAAAGGAGAAGATTTAACATTAGCTCACCCAAATTTTTGGAATGAACTGTTTCTCATTAAACCTatg gTACCTCATATCGAAAATGAAATTCTACATATGACATCGGAACAATTAAATGCTAGTAAAGAAAATCTAAATGCTTTGGTGTGCCATTGTGTTGACACATTAGTTGACGAGCATCCATTTAGAATAGTATATGCTCTGCAGACTTTAGCAGCAGTTATCCAATCTATGTACAAGAAAGCCAATCAAGGAGACTAtggatttaatttaatagacATTCTTGTAGGCTTTGATTCTGCTGAGCAAAGGATGACAACATTAATGCaacattgcaataattttttaacag GCGAATATCCAGATAGTTTAAAAGCTTTGTGCctgaaattattgttaataatagttACCGGTATGGATAATATCAGCCAAAATACCTTACTGGAGTATGTGATGCTAAACAGTGTTTTTGAATCATTAATTCAA tTATTGAGAGATACAGCTGCTAGAAATCGTCATGGTCATGACGCAGTTTTGTTATTAACGCTTCTAGTCAACTACAGAAAATACGAAAGTGCAAATCCCTATATcgttaaattatcaattttggACGACGAGTTAGCTCTTAATGGATATGGACAAGCTATATCAAGTTCATTAACAGAGTTTTGCCGACAATTTGCTCAACAAAGAGCAG AGATACAGACGTCTTGGTTGTCTTCACTAACTAGTATAGTCGGTAGTATGTTTGTCGGAGAAGAAGAAACAAAAACGCAACAAGTTCGTGCAAATAATGCTTTATTGTTGGCTCTTTACGAGGCGACACATTTAAATCGTAATTTTGTAACTACTTTGGCCTACACGCAAAGTGATACTAGTGCACCTCCATCACCGAATAACACTTTGGGCCCAAACGCAGTGGCCCCTGGTGCTTCCTCGCCAGATGTGCTAGCTCAGCCGTTCAATTTACTGGCAACGTTTTTGCAATATTG TTCGATAGTTATGCAAGTTATTAGAACAGAGGCCATAATGAATAATGTAAagttatgttttttaatattaagctgTATCGCGGAAGATCAGTATGCAAACAGTTTGATGCATGATGCGAATTTAGCATTCAGAGTTCAATTACACAGAGTGCCCATGCATCATAGAAAATTGCAGGATAAGGCAGCACCCGCTCAACCACTTGCAGCTACATTACTTG atcTGCTCGTCGAGTTCATAACATCGCATATGATGAAGAAATTTCCTCTCGAATTATATCATCAATGTATTGGCGTTTTACAAAGGCTGTTGTGTTATCAGAAAAGATGTCGCGTTAGGCTTGGTTATCAATGGCGAGATCTTTGGACCGCGTTAATCAATCTactgaaatttttaacgacACATGAAAGCCATCTTATCAAGAAAATGAACATATTTCCTTTAGCTATTCAG GTggtaaacattttaaatttctttattacataTGCTGATACATTCCTATCATCACCCAACAGTTatgatgaattattttacgaaattattCGTATGAgacttatttttactaatttaaatGCTATGG CACTTAGGTATTCAACCAGTGAGTCGTACGAGTATAAAGGATACGCACTCAAATTAACGAACTCTCTTGTCAATGTGAGAGATATAGTAAATCATTTCCCACCAAAAATAGCTGCTTGGCTAGCGAAGGAAAGCTTATCCACACCAACGGAACAACAAATTTTAGCtgttataatacaaaattatgacAGTCTTGCTTTAAAACTACAGGATAATTTGGATCAATACGAGAGATACTCTGAAAAACCTAATCATACTGCGTTCTTTGAGGAAATGGTAATTAAACagaatctattaatttatatactttatctCCCAGTATGCCATCCAAATGTGTATATG gTAACTGGAGTGATAGTGGATACACGAACTTCGATAGATCTTAATACATTAGATACGCAAACTATATTAGAAGagctttcaaatatttcataa
- the LOC105673007 gene encoding armadillo-like helical domain-containing protein 3 isoform X2, with protein MAMRKRSGSGAKRQHKCKLVPIYESFFKGEDLTLAHPNFWNELFLIKPMVPHIENEILHMTSEQLNASKENLNALVCHCVDTLVDEHPFRIVYALQTLAAVIQSMYKKANQGDYGFNLIDILVGFDSAEQRMTTLMQHCNNFLTGEYPDSLKALCLKLLLIIVTGMDNISQNTLLEYVMLNSVFESLIQLLRDTAARNRHGHDAVLLLTLLVNYRKYESANPYIVKLSILDDELALNGYGQAISSSLTEFCRQFAQQRAEIQTSWLSSLTSIVGSMFVGEEETKTQQVRANNALLLALYEATHLNRNFVTTLAYTQSDTSAPPSPNNTLGPNAVAPGASSPDVLAQPFNLLATFLQYCSIVMQVIRTEAIMNNVKLCFLILSCIAEDQYANSLMHDANLAFRVQLHRVPMHHRKLQDKAAPAQPLAATLLDLLVEFITSHMMKKFPLELYHQCIGVLQRLLCYQKRCRVRLGYQWRDLWTALINLLKFLTTHESHLIKKMNIFPLAIQVVNILNFFITYADTFLSSPNSYDELFYEIIRMRLIFTNLNAMALRYSTSESYEYKGYALKLTNSLVNVRDIVNHFPPKIAAWLAKESLSTPTEQQILAVIIQNYDSLALKLQDNLDQYERYSEKPNHTAFFEEMVTGVIVDTRTSIDLNTLDTQTILEELSNIS; from the exons ATGGCTATGAGAAAAAGGAGCGGCTCTGGTGCCAAACGTCAACACAAATGCAAACTAGTACCAATCTATGAGAGTTTTTTCAAAGGAGAAGATTTAACATTAGCTCACCCAAATTTTTGGAATGAACTGTTTCTCATTAAACCTatg gTACCTCATATCGAAAATGAAATTCTACATATGACATCGGAACAATTAAATGCTAGTAAAGAAAATCTAAATGCTTTGGTGTGCCATTGTGTTGACACATTAGTTGACGAGCATCCATTTAGAATAGTATATGCTCTGCAGACTTTAGCAGCAGTTATCCAATCTATGTACAAGAAAGCCAATCAAGGAGACTAtggatttaatttaatagacATTCTTGTAGGCTTTGATTCTGCTGAGCAAAGGATGACAACATTAATGCaacattgcaataattttttaacag GCGAATATCCAGATAGTTTAAAAGCTTTGTGCctgaaattattgttaataatagttACCGGTATGGATAATATCAGCCAAAATACCTTACTGGAGTATGTGATGCTAAACAGTGTTTTTGAATCATTAATTCAA tTATTGAGAGATACAGCTGCTAGAAATCGTCATGGTCATGACGCAGTTTTGTTATTAACGCTTCTAGTCAACTACAGAAAATACGAAAGTGCAAATCCCTATATcgttaaattatcaattttggACGACGAGTTAGCTCTTAATGGATATGGACAAGCTATATCAAGTTCATTAACAGAGTTTTGCCGACAATTTGCTCAACAAAGAGCAG AGATACAGACGTCTTGGTTGTCTTCACTAACTAGTATAGTCGGTAGTATGTTTGTCGGAGAAGAAGAAACAAAAACGCAACAAGTTCGTGCAAATAATGCTTTATTGTTGGCTCTTTACGAGGCGACACATTTAAATCGTAATTTTGTAACTACTTTGGCCTACACGCAAAGTGATACTAGTGCACCTCCATCACCGAATAACACTTTGGGCCCAAACGCAGTGGCCCCTGGTGCTTCCTCGCCAGATGTGCTAGCTCAGCCGTTCAATTTACTGGCAACGTTTTTGCAATATTG TTCGATAGTTATGCAAGTTATTAGAACAGAGGCCATAATGAATAATGTAAagttatgttttttaatattaagctgTATCGCGGAAGATCAGTATGCAAACAGTTTGATGCATGATGCGAATTTAGCATTCAGAGTTCAATTACACAGAGTGCCCATGCATCATAGAAAATTGCAGGATAAGGCAGCACCCGCTCAACCACTTGCAGCTACATTACTTG atcTGCTCGTCGAGTTCATAACATCGCATATGATGAAGAAATTTCCTCTCGAATTATATCATCAATGTATTGGCGTTTTACAAAGGCTGTTGTGTTATCAGAAAAGATGTCGCGTTAGGCTTGGTTATCAATGGCGAGATCTTTGGACCGCGTTAATCAATCTactgaaatttttaacgacACATGAAAGCCATCTTATCAAGAAAATGAACATATTTCCTTTAGCTATTCAG GTggtaaacattttaaatttctttattacataTGCTGATACATTCCTATCATCACCCAACAGTTatgatgaattattttacgaaattattCGTATGAgacttatttttactaatttaaatGCTATGG CACTTAGGTATTCAACCAGTGAGTCGTACGAGTATAAAGGATACGCACTCAAATTAACGAACTCTCTTGTCAATGTGAGAGATATAGTAAATCATTTCCCACCAAAAATAGCTGCTTGGCTAGCGAAGGAAAGCTTATCCACACCAACGGAACAACAAATTTTAGCtgttataatacaaaattatgacAGTCTTGCTTTAAAACTACAGGATAATTTGGATCAATACGAGAGATACTCTGAAAAACCTAATCATACTGCGTTCTTTGAGGAAATG gTAACTGGAGTGATAGTGGATACACGAACTTCGATAGATCTTAATACATTAGATACGCAAACTATATTAGAAGagctttcaaatatttcataa
- the shop gene encoding sulfite oxidase, mitochondrial, which yields MSLHWRILCGIKQRSQIPSLQVLIKDYSTYQQSSTRKKYESSKNTEDPIMLYATYVAVAASVLGISYFISKHRRNVYALNVIQNVQCGQFRKDLKTYSLEEVRIHDNKKNRIWVTFKEGVYDITEFVDKHPGGSSKIMMAAGSSIDPFWSIFANHKTSEIYSLLESMRIGNISEEDAKNDENDLHDPYAKEPSRHKALIVNGSKPFCAEPPSTVLVESFLTPVDLFYVRNHLPVPEIDLKDYTLELAIEEKIKKTLDFKAITKYKKYTVTAAVMCGGNRRSDMSKVKKLKGINWSVGAVGNATWAGARLCDVLKDLGINEDEFDHVQFEGYDLDPSGTPYGASIPIAKAMDPKGDVILAYEMNGEPLSKDHGFPIRVIVPGVVGARNVKWLSKICISKKESQSQWQQGDYKGFSPSTDWDNVDFSKSPAIQEMPVISAICDPQNSEVVEVKNGKIQVKGYAWSGGGRKIIRVDVTNDKGKTWHTAHLTEDLKAKQSRHWSWSLWKVELPVDKNVNETEIWAKAVDSAYNVQPESFTNIYNLRGLLCNAYHIVKVKLKQ from the exons ATGAGTTTACATTGGAGAATACTTTGTGGAATAAAACAAag ATCACAGATTCCATCGTTACAAGTTCttataaaagattattctACATACCAACAATCTTCTACgaggaaaaaatatgaatcttcCAAGAATACAGAAGATCCTATTATGTTGTATGCAACAtatgttgctgttgctgcatCAGTTTTAGGCATATCTTATTTCATTTCTAAACATAGAAGAAATGTTTATGCTCTTAatgtaatacaaaatgtacaatgTGGTCAATTTCGGAAGGATTTAAAGACTTATAGCTTAGAAGAAGTAAGAATACatgataacaaaaaaaatcgtatttgGGTTACCTTTAAAGAAGGTGTATATGATATAACAGAATTTGTAGACAAACATCCAGGTGGTTCGTCAAAAATCATGATGGCAGCGGGAAGTTCAATAGATCCCTTTTGGtcaatttttgcaaatcaCAAAACAtctgaaatatattcattGTTAGAATCCATGAGAATAGGTAATATATCAGAAGAAGATgctaaaaatgatgaaaacgACTTGCATGATCCATATGCAAAGGAACCTAGCAGGCATAAAGCTTTAATAGTAAATGGTAGTAAACCTTTTTGTGCGGAACCACCATCTACAGTATTGGTTGAGAGTTTTCTTACACCagt tgatCTTTTTTATGTTAGAAATCATTTACCAGTGCcagaaatagatttaaaagATTACACATTAGAATTAGcgatagaagaaaaaataaaaaagacacTTGACTTTAAAGCAAtaacaaagtataaaaaatatactgtaACAGCTGCTGTCATGTGTGGTGGAAACAGACGTTCAGACATGTCAAAg GTAAAGAAATTGAAAGGTATCAACTGGAGTGTTGGTGCTGTTGGAAATGCAACATGGGCTGGTGCACGATTGTGTGACGTATTAAAAGATTTAGGAATCAATGAAGATGAATTTGATCATGTTCAG TTTGAAGGATACGATTTAGATCCATCTGGCACACCATATGGTGCAAGTATTCCTATTGCCAAAGCTATGGATCCGAAGGGAGATGTAATTTTAGCTTATGAAATGAACGGTGAACCATTAAGCAAAGATCATGGATTTCCGATTCGAGTAATTGTTCCTGGTGTTGTTGGCGCCAGAAATGTTAAATGGCTTA gtaaaatttgtatttcaaagAAGGAAAGTCAGTCACAGTGGCAACAGGGCGACTATAAAGGATTTTCACCAAGCACAGATTGGGACAATGTAGATTTTAGTAAGTCGCCCGCGATACAAGAAATGCCTGTAATATCTGCAATATGCGATCCACAAAATTCAGAAGTAGTTGAAGTTAAGAATGGAAAAATACAAGTGAAag GTTACGCATGGTCTGGTGGTGGTCGAAAGATCATTCGTGTCGATGTAACAAATGACAAAg GAAAGACATGGCACACAGCACATTTGACAGAAGATCTCAAGGCAAAACAAAGTCGACACTGGAGCTGGTCATTATGGAAAGTGGAGCTTCCTGTTgacaaaaatgttaatgagACTGAAATTTGGGCAAAAGCAGTTGATTCTGCATATAATGTTCAACCTGAAAGTTTCACAAATATCTATAATCTTAGAGGATTGCTGTGCAACGCATATCACAtagttaaagttaaattaaagcaataa